The following are from one region of the Sorghum bicolor cultivar BTx623 chromosome 2, Sorghum_bicolor_NCBIv3, whole genome shotgun sequence genome:
- the LOC8077500 gene encoding uncharacterized protein LOC8077500 → MRRSPSPSPSPSPSPERHHQPARRRGGAAPSQMQLHHHHHHRGGGGRSPSPPPRRSLRPRRAAAPSSRPLVDDFFPFPSSPSSSPSRPRQRGPSLEPSSSDSGADGGAAGSSASDRRRRKLKLVVKLSQLPPDQHHRRAPPPPPYSDGSDGAEDLAGDGSGDEEQVKPPKKRRIEPRADRSRHREVGGGGRSDPASAPRTKRPSVPGTARTTPLPDRKALEMILEKLQKKDTYGVFAEPVDPEELPDYHDVIEHPMDFGTVRKKLARNAYRSFEQFEDDVFLICSNAMQYNAPDTIYFRQAHSIQELARKKFQELRDEGIPTENPIKIEQKIRQNFCSADLVKKPVLRYPDDDLDFLSRKEQIKRPNSNSVDDDMGFKNQVKKTMSKNSQDQSCLLQKERIKKPIPRNSEDNLSSSFHKERPKKLISRHSEDDLNSPSRKVQVRKLISKNSENDEGSPFHKHQAKSTPQSSKDDFSSQKKHIKKPIVKNGEDPVFSSCKKPIEDAICTNVDDAGFSSTKRLSEKTISINREEDLDHCHQESSKEPSCRVEQDDQGNSYDEEVVKKPVCMDRHDAQGSDISAATIASVGDGSNGLSMSQPNATEPTGSTLANGVIDKDTSSPLDEIRSEKTDDISAKPSYKPIVVDETRRKTYDASEEQPPMESDPVFDVFSAEPKELVNVGLDAEHSYAYARSLARFAGSLGAQGWRIASDRIRQALPADVKYGRGWVGEYEPPLPSILVVNDQPRYPKSSETNRRRNAPLPRDNERLRPTETNNPKDMRRISTCNNVVGVPGPLESPEFKPRLFGVTTEPQHRSTDTSSLHENHRVSGNVAKTKRTSNDQMRKGNSSSNARPLEMQLHKGASSGALDIPASNKMAGQSRPFLQPPESTRPQQMRKVDSSKSKIPIEMAPQQVECAKGAASGVHDTPSSNGQPKHFFQSQAAASSGVHDMHSSNGQPKHYFQSQAAASSGMHAMPSPNGQPKHYFKSQAAASSGVHDMPSSNGQPKQFFQSQAVASSGVHDMPSNGQSKPLFQSQEAAVLQPKNEATWVYHGRPGDGKVGTSNKSRPSTSIGFINKNQSVNAATFAMNLNGQKIVSDHTISAGTTAMPAQANIPNRGLDAPRNMFSAFPAAVMENQSIPSAPVAQSWISFGATTENKPTIVSPTFLDNNCGWKMPFANVQPSDDTKISAVPQFFRHPVQVVRENSVQNKGLVIFPQLVQPDFVRSQGQPQWQGLVPHMQQKDVLRPDLNIGFPSPGSPPARQSSGINLEAQQPDLALQL, encoded by the exons aTGCGGCGGTCGCCGTCAccatcgccgtcgccgtcgccgtcgccggagaGGCACCACCAGCCCGCGCGCCGGAGGGGCGGCGCCGCCCCTTCCCAGATgcagctccaccaccaccaccaccaccgcggcggcggcggacgctcgccgtcgccgccgccccgccgctcgctccgcccgcgccgcgccgccgcgcccTCCTCCCGCCCGCTCGTCGACGACTTCTTCCCTTTCCCCTCGTCGCCGTCTTCCTCGCCCTCCCGCCCCCGCCAGCGGGGGCCGTCGCTGGAGCCGTCCAGCTCCGACTCCGGCGCCGACGGTGGCGCCGCCGGCTCCTCGGCTTCCGACAGGCGCCGGCGGAAGCTCAAGCTCGTAGTCAAGCTCTCCCAGCTGCCCCCGGACCAGCACCACCGCCGGGCCCCACCTCCCCCACCCTACTCTGACGGCTCCGACGGGGCGGAGGACCTGGCCGGGGACGGAAGCGGCGACGAGGAGCAGGTCAAACCGCCCAAGAAGCGCCGGATCGAGCCGCGCGCTGACAGATCTCGCCATCGCGAG GTTGGTGGTGGTGGGAGGAGCGACCCCGCCAGCGCGCCGCGGACGAAGCGGCCTTCGGTGCCAG GGACCGCGAGGACGACGCCGCTGCCGGACCGGAAGGCGCTGGAGATGATTCTCGAGAAGCTTCAAAA GAAGGATACGTACGGAGTGTTTGCGGAGCCAGTGGATCCAGAGGAG CTGCCTGATTACCACGATGTGATTGAGCACCCAATGGACTTTGGCACCGTCAGGAAGAAGCTGGCCAGGAATGCATATCGCTCGTTCGAGCAATTTGAG GATGATGTGTTCTTAATTTGCAGCAATGCGATGCAATACAATGCACCTGATACAATTTACTTCAGACAG GCTCATTCCATACAGGAGCTGGCAAGAAAGAAGTTTCAGGAACTGAGGGATGAGGGCATACCTACAGAAAACCCGATAAAGATTGAACAGAAAATTAGACAAAATTTCTGCAGTGCAGATCTGGTTAAGAAACCTGTTTTGAGGTACCCAGATGATGATCTAGACTTCTTGTCCCGCAAAGAGCAAATTAAGAGACCCAATTCAAATAGTGTGGATGATGACATGGGCTTCAAAAATCAAGTTAAGAAAACCATGTCCAAGAATTCACAGGATCAAAGTTGCTTATTACAGAAAGAGCGAATTAAGAAACCCATTCCCAGAAATTCAGAGGACAATTTAAGTTCCTCGTTCCACAAAGAGCGGCCTAAGAAACTGATCTCCAGACATTCGGAGGACGACCTGAACTCCCCATCTCGCAAAGTGCAAGTTCGGAAACTCATTTCAAAAAATTCAGAAAATGATGAAGGCTCCCCTTTCCACAAACATCAAGCCAAGTCCACTCCGCAGAGTTCAAAGGACGACTTCTCATCCCAGAAAAAACACATCAAGAAGCCAATCGTCAAAAATGGAGAAGATCCAGTTTTTTCATCCTGCAAAAAGCCCATTGAGGATGCCATCTGCACAAATGTTGATGATGCAGGCTTCTCATCTACGAAAAGGCTTTCTGAGAAGACCATTAGTATAAACAGAGAAGAGGACCTTGACCATTGTCACCAGGAGTCATCTAAGGAACCTAGTTGCAGAGTTGAGCAAGATGATCAAGGTAACTCATATGATGAAGAGGTTGTTAAAAAGCCAGTTTGTATGGATAGACACGATGCCCAAGGTTCAGATATCTCTGCTGCAACTATTGCTTCTGTGGGAGATGGCTCTAATGGTTTAAGCATGTCACAACCTAATGCTACTGAACCTACTGGTTCTACCCTTGCCAATGGGGTTATAGACAAAGATACCAGCTCTCCACTAGATGAAATAAGATCTGAGAAGACTGACGATATTTCAG CCAAGCCTAGCTACAAGCCAATTGTGGTAGATGAGACTAGACGGAAAACTTATGATGCATCTGAAGAACAGCCTCCAATGGAATCCGATCCAGTTTTTGATGTTTTCTCTGCGGAACCAAAAGAGCTCGTCAAT GTTGGGCTTGATGCTGAACACTCATATGCATATGCAAGGAGTCTGGCTCGTTTTGCTGGTTCGCTTGGTGCTCAAGGTTGGAGAATTGCTTCTGACCGCATTCGGCAAGCGTTACCTGCTGATGTAAAGTATGGTCGTGGTTGGGTTGGAGAATATGAGCCTCCATTACCGTCTATCCTTGTTGTGAATGATCAACCTAGATACCCGAAGAGCTCTGAGACAAATAGACGAAGGAATGCTCCTCTGCCTAGGGATAATGAAAGGCTCAGACCAACAGAAACTAATAATCCAAAGGATATGAGACGGATAAGCACTTGCAATAATGTAGTTGGAGTGCCTGGACCACTAGAGAGTCCAGAATTTAAGCCAAGATTATTTGGTGTTACCACTGAGCCTCAACACAGgagcacagacacatcatcactGCATGAGAACCATAGAGTGTCTGGTAATGTTGCGAAGACCAAAAGAACAAGTAATGATCAAATGAGAAAAGGCAATTCATCTTCCAATGCGCGACCTCTTGAAATGCAGCTACACAAAGGAGCTTCTTCTGGTGCGCTTGATATCCCTGCCTCAAACAAAATGGCTGGCCAGTCTAGACCGTTTTTACAACCACCAGAATCAACTAGACCTCAGCAAATGAGAAAAGTTGACTCATCAAAAAGCAAAATTCCAATTGAAATGGCACCACAGCAAGTTGAGTGTGCAAAAGGTGCTGCTTCTGGTGTGCATGATACTCCTTCCTCAAATGGGCAGCCTAAACACTTCTTCCAGTCACAAGCGGCAGCTTCCTCTGGTGTGCATGATATGCATTCCTCTAATGGGCAGCCTAAACACTACTTCCAGTCACAAGCAGCAGCTTCCTCTGGTATGCATGCTATGCCTTCCCCTAATGGGCAGCCTAAACACTACTTCAAGTCACAGGCAGCAGCTTCCTCTGGTGTGCATGATATGCCTTCCTCCAATGGGCAGCCTAAACAATTTTTCCAGTCACAAGCAGTAGCTTCTTCTGGTGTGCATGATATGCCCTCAAACGGGCAGTCTAAACCCTTGTTCCAGTCCCAAGAAGCAGCTGTACTACAGCCCAAAAATGAAGCAACGTGGGTGTACCATGGACGACCTGGTGATGGAAAGGTTGGAACATCAAACAAAAGCAGACCATCCACCAGTATTGGGTTCATAAATAAAAATCAATCAGTAAATGCTGCAACTTTTGCCatgaatttgaatggacaaaagatTGTTAGTGACCATACAATATCAGCAGGCACAACTGCAATGCCTGCTCAGGCAAATATACCAAACAGAGGTCTTGATGCTCCTCGGAACATGTTCTCAGCATTTCCAGCTGCTGTTATGGAGAACCAGAGCATTCCATCAGCTCCAGTGGCTCAATCTTGGATCTCATTTGGTGCTACTACCGAGAACAAACCAACCATTGTCAGCCCAACTTTCCTTGACAATAATTGTGGCTGGAAAATGCCATTTGCTAACGTCCAGCCTTCTGATGATACCAAAATAAGTGCTGTTCCTCAGTTCTTTAGGCATCCTGTTCAGGTAGTTAGAGAGAACTCGGTTCAAAACAAGGGTTTGGTAATATTTCCCCAGTTGGTGCAGCCAGATTTCGTGAGATCACAAGGGCAACCACAATGGCAGGGGCTGGTTCCCCACATGCAACAGAAGGATGTACTCCGCCCGGACTTGAACATTGGGTTTCCTTCTCCAGGTTCACCACCAGCTCGACAATCGTCTGGCATCAATTTGGAAGCACAGCAGCCAGATCTCGCTTTGCAGTTATGA